The following are from one region of the Melospiza melodia melodia isolate bMelMel2 chromosome 16, bMelMel2.pri, whole genome shotgun sequence genome:
- the BMP15 gene encoding bone morphogenetic protein 15, with protein sequence MAMPYPFTSLLLLLVLPLSQAANQSPLPLGSLPAVPTLPLLQALQTRAPGSLGWQAGPASGQPLRYMLNLYRRAADREGRPRRSRSLGTNTIRLVQASSHGSQPWAGRWYLQALTYHMEGQPEVEHLLRATVVYLPSLSLAHGRLLCALELVMAGEPPRVLLSPTARSHDGWAEVDVTPYLVLGNSSMGSLALRHVCVRAGRAGGHDAPVAPGHPFLLLYLNDTQAGFTPLAAEPHRHRRDTGTLAHDLPKYLREQGGEKSDCSLRPFPVSFAQLGWDHWIIAPHRYNPRYCKGTCPHLLRYDFHAPNHAVVQSFVHQLVDANVPRPSCVPYRYSPISVLMIERNGGILYKEYENMIAESCTCR encoded by the exons ATGGCTATGCCCTACCCTTTCAccagcctcctccttctccttgttTTGCCCCTTTCCCAAGCTGCGAACCAGTCCCCACTGCCCCTTGGCTCcctgcctgctgtccccaccctgcccctccTGCAGGCCCTGCAAACGCGGGCTCcaggcagcctgggctggcaggCGGGGCCAGCCAGCGGACAGCCCCTGCGCTACATGCTGAATCTGTACCGGCGTGCTGCTGACCGCGAAGGGCGACCCCGCCGCAGCCGCAGCCTAGGCACCAACACCATCCGCCTGGTGCAGGCCAGCTCCCATGGGAGTCAGCCCTGGGCAG GTCGCTGGTACTTGCAGGCCCTCACCTACCACATGGAGGGCCAGCCAGAGGTCGAGCACCTCCTCAGAGCTACTGTGGTCTACCTGCCCAGTCTGTCACTGGCCCACGGTCGCCTTCTCTGTGCTCTGGAGCTGGTGATGGCTGGCGAGCCGCCCAGGGTGCTGCTCAGCCCTACTGCCCGTTCCCATGATGGCTGGGCCGAAGTTGATGTCACCCCTTACCTGGTGCTGGGGAACAGCAGCATGGGGAGCCTGGCACTGCGGCATGTCTGTGTGCGTGCTGGCCGAGCAGGAGGCCACGATGCCCCTGTGGCCCCCGGCCACCCTTTCCTCCTTCTCTACCTTAACGACACTCAGGCAGGGTTCACAcctctggcagcagagccccaccgACACCGACGTGATACAGGGACATTGGCTCATGACCTGCCCAAGTACCtgcgggagcagggaggggagaagAGTGACTGTTCCCTCCGCCCCTTCCCTGTCAGTtttgcacagctgggctgggaccaCTGGATCATCGCTCCTCACCGCTACAACCCACGCTACTGCAAGGGCACCTGTCCCCACCTGCTCCGCTATGACTTCCACGCACCCAACCATGCTGTGGTGCAGAGTTTTGTTCATCAGCTTGTGGATGCCAATGTGCCCCGGCCCTCCTGTGTGCCCTATCGCTACAGCCCCATCAGTGTCCTCATGATTGAGCGCAATGGAGGCATCCTGTACAAGGAGTATGAGAACATGATTGCAGAGTCCTGCACTTGCCGGTAA